One stretch of Paenibacillus sp. AN1007 DNA includes these proteins:
- the fabG gene encoding 3-oxoacyl-ACP reductase FabG produces MKAIGEMTVLVTGASGGIGAAIAERFASVGMNVVLHYMKSHEAANEAARRCMEQGNGRIMTVSADLRSREQIQRMREKLASHELLPDILVNNAGISHYGLLSDVTEEIWDEVMAINLKGTFLCTQEMMPHMISQRYGRIINVSSIWGLSGASCEVLYSTTKGGVNAFTKALAKELAPSGVTVNAVAPGAVQTTMLEHLDQSELKMLEEEIPAGRLAQPDEISSLVYFLALPESGYINGQIISPNGGWLT; encoded by the coding sequence ATGAAAGCTATTGGGGAAATGACCGTGCTGGTTACTGGTGCAAGCGGTGGCATCGGAGCCGCGATTGCAGAGCGCTTTGCCAGCGTTGGTATGAATGTTGTACTGCATTACATGAAATCGCACGAAGCTGCTAACGAAGCGGCCAGACGCTGTATGGAGCAGGGCAATGGACGCATTATGACCGTGTCGGCTGATCTCCGCAGCAGAGAGCAGATTCAGCGCATGCGGGAAAAACTGGCTTCACATGAGCTTCTGCCGGATATCCTCGTAAACAACGCGGGCATATCTCACTATGGCCTGCTGTCTGATGTAACCGAGGAAATTTGGGATGAAGTGATGGCCATCAATTTAAAAGGTACCTTTCTGTGCACACAGGAGATGATGCCGCATATGATCTCCCAGCGATACGGCCGGATTATCAACGTCTCGTCGATCTGGGGGCTGTCCGGGGCATCCTGTGAAGTGCTGTATTCCACAACCAAGGGCGGAGTAAATGCCTTTACAAAAGCACTTGCGAAAGAGCTGGCTCCATCAGGCGTTACAGTAAATGCTGTAGCTCCGGGAGCTGTTCAGACCACCATGCTGGAGCATCTGGATCAGAGTGAATTAAAGATGCTGGAGGAGGAAATCCCGGCTGGCCGGCTGGCGCAGCCGGACGAAATTTCGTCATTGGTTTATTTTCTTGCGCTGCCTGAATCCGGTTATATTAATGGTCAGATTATCAGCCCTAATGGCGGCTGGCTGACTTAG
- a CDS encoding pitrilysin family protein encodes MESIQYEHLQETLYHEVMDNGLHVYVLPKPGFQKTYASFTTQYGSVDNHFQVEGQAEVKVPDGIAHFLEHKMFEEPTGDIFATFASHGASANAFTSFDQTVYLFSATENINENIQTLVDFVQNPYFTDQNVNKEKGIIEQEINMYADNPDWRVYFGLIEAMYQKHPVHIDIAGTVESINTITKEMLYTCYRAFYHPSNMLLFVVGGVDPEQVISMVRSNQEQKNYEPQGQIQRFFDPEPEKVGEARREARLSVSLPKCLFGFKETDVGLSGEELACRDVTTQLMMDLLFGSSTRLFQKLYDEDLISDSFGHNYISSPQYAFSAVGGDTKDPDQLLKRIREEVDLIVQKGFEASDFERARKKKIGGYLRMLNSPENIASEFTRLQLRGADFFNMLSLYEAITLNDVNQRLRDHIRWDQLAVSLVVSP; translated from the coding sequence GTGGAGAGCATTCAGTATGAACATCTGCAGGAAACGTTATATCATGAAGTGATGGATAACGGACTGCACGTCTATGTTTTGCCCAAGCCAGGTTTTCAAAAAACATATGCTTCATTTACAACCCAATACGGGTCTGTAGATAACCACTTTCAAGTGGAGGGACAGGCAGAAGTGAAAGTGCCCGACGGCATTGCTCATTTTCTGGAGCACAAAATGTTTGAGGAACCTACGGGTGATATTTTTGCAACGTTCGCCTCTCATGGTGCTTCTGCCAACGCATTTACAAGTTTTGATCAGACTGTATATTTGTTTTCGGCGACTGAAAATATAAACGAAAATATACAAACATTAGTCGATTTTGTGCAAAACCCTTACTTCACGGACCAAAATGTTAATAAGGAAAAAGGCATTATTGAACAAGAAATTAATATGTATGCCGATAATCCGGACTGGCGGGTATATTTCGGATTAATTGAAGCGATGTATCAAAAACATCCCGTGCATATTGATATTGCAGGTACGGTGGAGTCCATTAATACGATTACGAAAGAAATGCTTTACACTTGCTACAGAGCCTTTTATCACCCGAGCAACATGCTTTTATTTGTTGTAGGGGGCGTTGACCCTGAGCAGGTCATCAGCATGGTTCGATCGAATCAGGAACAGAAAAATTACGAACCGCAGGGTCAAATTCAGCGATTTTTTGATCCTGAACCCGAGAAGGTGGGAGAGGCAAGACGTGAAGCCAGATTATCGGTTTCCCTGCCCAAATGTCTGTTTGGGTTCAAAGAGACGGATGTGGGGCTTTCGGGAGAGGAGCTGGCTTGCCGGGATGTAACTACACAGCTCATGATGGATCTTTTATTTGGTTCCAGTACACGCTTGTTTCAGAAGCTTTATGATGAGGATTTAATCTCGGACAGCTTTGGACATAATTATATCAGCTCACCTCAATACGCTTTTTCCGCAGTTGGCGGGGATACCAAAGATCCGGACCAACTGTTGAAACGGATACGTGAAGAAGTGGATTTGATTGTGCAAAAGGGGTTTGAGGCTTCCGATTTCGAACGTGCGCGTAAAAAGAAGATCGGTGGTTATTTGCGTATGCTGAACTCACCTGAGAATATTGCGAGCGAATTCACGCGTCTGCAGCTGCGCGGCGCAGACTTTTTCAACATGCTTTCGCTATATGAAGCAATTACACTGAACGATGTAAATCAACGATTGCGGGATCATATTCGCTGGGATCAGCTGGCGGTATCGCTCGTGGTGAGTCCTTGA
- a CDS encoding pitrilysin family protein — translation MNTAAFERGSGKQLRIHVLPTKRFKTFAISLYAGVLLREDSVTHTALTPFVLRRGTEAYPETTQFREQLEHLYGAGFGFDVYKRGDYQIVQFRMDTINDSFVGGGEQLLDRSFAFLGEVLTKPARENGQFRTAYVQAERETVRKKLESIVNDKMRYAAERCIEEMCKHEPYRLHPLGERDALPAIEPPELTSAYEKWLREASMDLYVVGDTTLEEVEQLVQRHFNLERTASADYQAQKAVRGDKEPNTVIERLNIGQGKLNMGLRTSITYGDDNYAAALLYNGILGGYPHSKLFVNVREKESLAYYASSRYDGHKGIATIQSGIEIPNYEKAVMIIKQQLEEMNRGNITDLEMSQTKAMIRNLLKEMQDAAFEMIAYDFNRQLSGKERTSEELLAQIEQISKQDVREAAEQFRLDTIYFLRDEKEE, via the coding sequence TTGAATACTGCAGCATTTGAACGGGGGAGCGGGAAACAGCTTCGAATACATGTACTTCCGACCAAACGTTTCAAAACGTTCGCAATTTCCCTGTATGCCGGAGTTCTTCTGCGTGAGGACTCAGTTACGCATACAGCTCTTACACCTTTTGTATTAAGACGAGGAACAGAAGCATATCCGGAAACAACGCAGTTTCGAGAGCAGTTGGAACATTTGTACGGAGCCGGCTTTGGGTTTGACGTCTATAAACGGGGCGATTACCAGATTGTGCAGTTCCGTATGGATACCATTAACGATTCTTTTGTCGGGGGAGGAGAACAGCTTCTGGATCGTTCGTTTGCGTTTCTGGGCGAAGTATTGACCAAACCGGCCAGGGAAAATGGACAATTCAGAACAGCGTATGTCCAGGCAGAACGCGAGACGGTTCGCAAAAAGCTGGAGTCCATTGTCAATGATAAAATGCGTTATGCGGCTGAACGCTGTATTGAAGAAATGTGCAAGCATGAGCCGTACAGACTTCATCCGCTAGGTGAACGAGATGCACTGCCAGCCATAGAACCTCCTGAACTGACGTCTGCTTATGAAAAGTGGCTGAGGGAAGCGAGTATGGACCTGTATGTGGTGGGGGATACGACACTTGAAGAAGTGGAGCAGCTGGTGCAGCGTCATTTTAATCTGGAACGTACGGCTTCCGCTGACTATCAGGCGCAGAAGGCGGTGCGTGGGGACAAGGAGCCAAATACGGTCATTGAACGATTGAATATTGGTCAGGGCAAATTGAATATGGGTCTTCGTACATCCATTACGTATGGAGATGATAACTATGCAGCAGCCCTGTTGTATAACGGTATTCTTGGCGGTTACCCGCATTCCAAGTTATTTGTAAATGTTCGCGAAAAAGAAAGCCTCGCCTATTATGCATCTTCCAGATATGATGGGCACAAAGGTATTGCGACCATTCAATCCGGGATTGAAATCCCTAATTACGAAAAAGCAGTCATGATTATCAAGCAGCAGCTTGAGGAAATGAACAGGGGTAATATCACGGATTTGGAGATGTCGCAGACCAAAGCGATGATCCGCAACCTGTTGAAGGAAATGCAGGATGCGGCATTCGAGATGATTGCCTACGATTTTAACCGTCAATTGTCCGGCAAGGAGAGAACATCCGAAGAGCTGCTTGCACAAATCGAACAGATCAGCAAGCAGGATGTTCGAGAGGCAGCAGAGCAGTTCCGTCTGGATACGATATATTTCTTGCGGGACGAGAAGGAGGAATAG
- the sleB gene encoding spore cortex-lytic enzyme — protein MRKMNLWLFTAILLISVLGIRYLLPEHTAAPSAAHNDKPAEEKAMPTFSSSTVKYGSYGQDVYELQGRLKYLGFYNGKIDSSFGSSTLKSVKWFQSEFGMKADGVVGAKTKLKLYNASTKWSPTEPPLHKGGSDGDGGGSGGTANKEQDNMGSANALGLTENELKIMANAVYGEARGEPFEGQVAVAAVILNRVNSPSFPSTPSGVIFQPGAFTAVADGQIYLEPNAQAKKAVEQALNGWDPSGGCLYYFNPKTATSKWIWTRPQVKTIGQHIFCM, from the coding sequence ATGCGAAAAATGAACCTTTGGCTTTTCACGGCTATTTTGCTGATATCCGTGCTGGGAATCCGTTATTTGCTTCCTGAGCACACAGCAGCCCCAAGTGCCGCCCATAACGACAAACCGGCAGAGGAAAAAGCGATGCCGACGTTCAGCAGCAGCACCGTGAAATATGGCAGTTACGGACAGGACGTATACGAACTTCAGGGGCGCTTGAAGTATCTGGGTTTCTACAATGGCAAGATCGACAGCAGCTTTGGCAGCAGCACTCTCAAATCGGTGAAATGGTTTCAATCCGAATTTGGCATGAAAGCTGACGGTGTGGTTGGGGCCAAAACAAAGCTGAAGCTGTACAATGCCAGCACCAAGTGGTCACCTACAGAACCCCCTCTTCACAAAGGAGGATCTGACGGAGATGGGGGCGGCAGTGGAGGTACAGCAAACAAAGAGCAGGACAATATGGGTTCTGCCAATGCGCTGGGGCTTACGGAGAACGAACTTAAAATTATGGCAAATGCTGTATATGGTGAAGCAAGGGGAGAACCGTTTGAAGGTCAGGTAGCCGTAGCCGCTGTTATTTTGAACCGCGTAAACTCACCAAGTTTTCCGTCAACTCCTTCTGGTGTTATCTTTCAGCCAGGGGCATTCACTGCTGTAGCGGATGGGCAGATCTATCTGGAACCAAACGCGCAGGCGAAAAAAGCAGTAGAACAGGCGTTAAACGGATGGGACCCTTCAGGCGGATGCTTGTACTACTTCAACCCTAAAACGGCTACATCCAAATGGATCTGGACACGTCCGCAGGTGAAAACGATCGGGCAGCATATATTCTGTATGTAA
- a CDS encoding DNA translocase FtsK yields MARRKKRKKKGAGFSGVLKYEIYGIVLITLAVIALSGEATVGRSLSKMFGLMLGKFYFAIPLVGIYYGLMVMIHRKWPTGWTTRKTGLVLLVFALTLMSTISAMHQKLIPVGALEPGAVLTQVHNDMQTELLTPAAPGERDSMLGKDISGGYIGAGQFALFLWLFGSLGARLIMIVMFVISFMLITSLSYVDLIRIFRTKVWDAGSSMYKKLESRPARRSVSKTAGTKKSSVRKLAPVPVDDEEEDDDYDSEEGHLPKRKAPIFFQLFGKWGAHRQTSKSADNSHEMDALESEQIVYRVGQELPSEPWHGESESVSQGTGAAAVGAAAHAAQTRADSAPIIRDFFEHVRAEGPDKDDDLDDAYPFPADLSGNGSTTDQTHRADIKFTDELVEDEWPNASAAANISQTNAEHDASNGEAVPGDTVDGGTEQGTAGGEGVPSAAPPPPPPKPYKLPSFRLLSKPHNGGKGADQKDYMQTARKLEATLESFGVRAKVLEVVRGPAVTRYEIQPDIGVKVSRIVSLTDDIALALAAKDIRMEAPIPGKSAIGIEVPNGEVSVVTMREVMETATFQDAESKVTIAFGRDISGQTIIGNLARMPHLLVAGATGSGKSVCINGIITSILYKAKPDEVKFLMVDPKMVELNVYNGIPHLMAPVVTDPKRASLALKKIVVEMEKRYELFSKSGTRNVEGYNNLMKDNPAAILPYIVVIVDELADLMMVAAGDVEDAIARLAQMARAAGIHLIIATQRPSVDVITGVIKANIPSRIAFGVSSQVDSRTILDMGGAEKLLGRGDMLFMPMGASKPIRVQGAFMSDEEVENIVNYVRGQGEAQYDESLVPEVDDSNQAAEEVQDELYEQAVQIILEAKQASVSLLQRRMRVGYTRAARLIDSMEARGVIGPYEGSKPREVLVSLEQYQQSKISS; encoded by the coding sequence TTGGCCAGAAGAAAAAAGAGGAAAAAGAAGGGTGCCGGATTTAGCGGCGTCTTAAAATATGAAATTTATGGCATTGTGCTAATTACACTGGCCGTCATAGCGCTGTCGGGTGAAGCTACCGTGGGACGTTCGCTTTCCAAGATGTTTGGACTCATGCTTGGCAAGTTTTATTTTGCGATTCCGCTGGTGGGGATTTACTATGGGCTGATGGTGATGATTCACCGGAAGTGGCCGACTGGCTGGACTACTCGTAAGACCGGATTGGTCCTGTTGGTCTTTGCGCTCACCCTGATGAGTACCATATCCGCCATGCACCAAAAGCTGATTCCGGTTGGTGCGCTGGAACCAGGTGCGGTTCTGACTCAGGTACATAATGATATGCAAACTGAATTACTGACGCCTGCTGCACCAGGTGAGCGCGACTCCATGCTGGGCAAGGATATTAGCGGCGGGTATATTGGTGCAGGACAGTTTGCGTTATTTTTGTGGCTGTTTGGCAGTCTTGGCGCAAGACTGATTATGATTGTCATGTTTGTGATCAGTTTCATGCTTATTACGAGTCTGTCCTATGTGGATTTGATACGTATATTCAGAACCAAGGTCTGGGACGCAGGCAGCTCCATGTACAAGAAGCTCGAGTCGAGGCCGGCGAGAAGATCAGTTTCCAAGACAGCAGGGACCAAGAAAAGCAGTGTACGGAAATTGGCGCCAGTACCGGTTGACGATGAAGAGGAAGACGACGATTACGATTCCGAAGAAGGGCATTTACCCAAACGTAAAGCACCTATTTTTTTTCAGCTGTTCGGAAAATGGGGAGCCCATCGTCAGACATCCAAATCTGCTGACAATTCACACGAGATGGATGCACTGGAATCAGAACAGATCGTTTATCGTGTGGGACAGGAACTGCCATCCGAGCCATGGCATGGCGAATCAGAATCTGTTAGCCAAGGAACTGGTGCAGCAGCAGTAGGTGCGGCAGCACATGCAGCACAGACCAGGGCTGATTCTGCACCCATCATCCGTGACTTTTTTGAACATGTCAGAGCAGAGGGCCCGGACAAAGATGATGATCTGGACGATGCTTATCCGTTCCCGGCCGACCTGAGTGGGAATGGCAGCACTACAGATCAAACGCACAGAGCAGATATTAAATTTACAGATGAGTTGGTAGAAGACGAATGGCCTAATGCAAGTGCTGCAGCCAACATATCTCAAACCAATGCTGAGCATGATGCATCCAATGGGGAAGCTGTTCCAGGTGATACAGTGGATGGGGGAACGGAGCAGGGCACTGCGGGAGGAGAAGGTGTTCCATCTGCTGCACCACCGCCACCCCCCCCGAAGCCTTACAAACTGCCTTCCTTCCGTCTTCTTTCCAAGCCCCATAACGGTGGTAAAGGTGCAGATCAGAAGGATTACATGCAGACTGCACGCAAGCTGGAAGCAACACTGGAAAGCTTCGGTGTACGTGCCAAAGTTCTGGAGGTTGTTCGGGGTCCAGCAGTGACGAGGTATGAAATTCAGCCGGATATCGGGGTGAAAGTGAGCCGAATTGTCAGTTTGACGGATGATATCGCTCTTGCCTTGGCTGCCAAGGATATTCGGATGGAAGCACCTATTCCGGGTAAATCGGCTATTGGTATTGAAGTTCCTAATGGTGAAGTATCTGTTGTCACGATGCGTGAAGTCATGGAGACGGCAACGTTCCAGGATGCAGAATCCAAAGTAACGATTGCATTTGGGCGGGATATATCGGGTCAGACGATCATAGGTAATCTGGCTCGTATGCCCCATTTGCTGGTCGCGGGTGCTACCGGCTCAGGTAAATCGGTATGTATCAACGGCATTATTACCAGCATTTTGTACAAAGCGAAGCCGGATGAGGTCAAGTTTTTGATGGTTGACCCGAAAATGGTCGAACTGAATGTATATAATGGAATCCCGCATCTGATGGCGCCTGTTGTAACTGATCCAAAGAGAGCATCGCTGGCACTCAAAAAGATCGTGGTCGAGATGGAAAAAAGATATGAGTTATTTTCCAAGTCAGGAACACGAAACGTTGAAGGTTACAATAATCTGATGAAGGATAATCCGGCGGCGATTCTGCCTTATATTGTGGTTATTGTGGACGAGCTGGCCGACCTGATGATGGTAGCCGCTGGAGATGTAGAGGATGCGATTGCTCGTCTGGCGCAGATGGCTCGTGCGGCCGGTATTCATCTTATCATTGCCACGCAGCGTCCTTCCGTCGATGTTATTACGGGTGTAATCAAAGCCAACATTCCTTCAAGGATTGCGTTCGGGGTATCCTCACAAGTTGATTCACGCACCATTCTGGATATGGGCGGTGCGGAGAAGCTGCTAGGCCGAGGAGATATGCTGTTTATGCCTATGGGCGCATCGAAGCCAATTCGTGTACAAGGTGCGTTTATGAGTGATGAAGAGGTTGAAAATATTGTGAATTACGTTCGTGGTCAAGGTGAAGCGCAGTATGACGAGTCCCTTGTTCCCGAGGTGGACGACTCCAATCAGGCTGCGGAAGAAGTGCAGGATGAGCTGTACGAACAGGCTGTGCAGATTATTCTTGAAGCGAAGCAGGCTTCAGTATCGCTGCTGCAGCGGAGGATGCGGGTGGGGTACACCCGTGCCGCACGTTTGATTGATTCCATGGAAGCCAGAGGTGTCATCGGGCCGTACGAAGGCAGCAAGCCGCGTGAAGTCCTGGTGTCGCTGGAGCAGTATCAACAGAGCAAAATAAGCTCATAG
- a CDS encoding YlzJ-like family protein yields the protein MTTMYTVMPPEQLWSGMWTEAGDTKEIRMNGLLMQVRPVNDTEAVIVRLLECPLEAYLDPANQPGSTVPLSGNTSPT from the coding sequence ATGACAACGATGTATACCGTAATGCCACCGGAGCAGCTGTGGTCGGGGATGTGGACTGAGGCCGGCGATACGAAAGAGATCCGAATGAACGGTCTGTTAATGCAGGTCAGACCGGTCAATGATACCGAAGCTGTTATTGTGCGTTTACTTGAGTGCCCGCTTGAAGCGTATCTGGACCCGGCCAATCAACCGGGTTCAACGGTTCCGCTTTCGGGTAACACAAGTCCAACATAA
- a CDS encoding ATP-dependent Clp protease proteolytic subunit, with protein sequence MNDQMNDKQIPRSNQPETEAPDIPVQEEKQLSPVTESIQQFGQTQSPASESNIFCMTIIGQVEGHLILPPQNKTTKYEHIIPQLVAAEQNPKIEGILIILNTVGGDVEAGLAIAEMIASLSKPTVTVVIGGGHSIGVPIAVASTYSLIAGSATMTIHPIRMNGLVIGVPQTFEYMEKMQERVVRFVTSHSNISEDMFKELMFKTGELNRDIGTAVGSADAVKYGLMDAVGGIGQAIAQLNKLMGDKRQTMQAGGYTQ encoded by the coding sequence ATGAATGATCAGATGAACGACAAGCAGATACCACGATCCAATCAGCCGGAGACAGAGGCTCCAGACATTCCGGTGCAGGAGGAGAAGCAGCTCTCTCCAGTCACAGAATCCATTCAGCAGTTTGGGCAGACACAGTCACCAGCCAGCGAATCCAATATTTTCTGCATGACCATTATCGGTCAGGTAGAGGGACATTTGATTTTACCCCCACAGAACAAAACAACCAAGTATGAGCATATTATCCCGCAGCTGGTAGCGGCAGAGCAAAATCCGAAGATTGAAGGCATTCTGATCATTCTCAATACGGTAGGTGGCGATGTGGAGGCGGGACTTGCTATTGCCGAGATGATTGCTTCTTTAAGCAAACCAACGGTGACCGTTGTCATTGGAGGAGGGCACAGCATTGGTGTACCGATTGCAGTTGCTTCAACGTATTCGCTGATAGCGGGAAGTGCCACAATGACGATTCACCCGATTCGGATGAATGGACTTGTCATTGGTGTGCCGCAGACATTTGAATATATGGAGAAGATGCAGGAGCGTGTTGTGCGGTTTGTAACATCCCACTCCAATATTTCCGAAGATATGTTCAAAGAACTGATGTTCAAGACAGGAGAGCTGAATCGGGATATCGGTACGGCTGTAGGGAGTGCAGATGCGGTGAAATATGGTCTTATGGATGCAGTAGGTGGCATTGGTCAAGCAATCGCACAATTGAACAAGTTAATGGGAGATAAGAGACAGACGATGCAGGCGGGAGGATACACGCAATGA
- a CDS encoding ribonuclease J — translation MSKKNNNNEKLMIFALGGVGEIGKNMYVIQYANDIVVVDAGLKFPEEDMLGIDIVIPDISYLTENRDKVRGIILTHGHEDHIGGLPYVLKHLNVPVYGTKLTLGLVENKLKEANLLGETKRILINADSEIELGSTLKASFFATNHSIPDSVGVCVETPEGAVVHTGDFKFDHTPVNGQYADLQRMAQIGTNGVLALLSDSTNAEKPGFTPSEKNVGIVLEDIFRKASQRVVVATFASNVHRIQQVINAAEVTGRKVAVIGRSMVNVVGIASDLGYLDIPDGMIIEPEEVGKMAADRVVILCTGSQGEPMSALTRMARSTHRKVDILPGDTVIIAATPVPGNEKYVGRTIDELFRLGANVHYSGANSGVHVSGHGSQEELKLMLNLMKPKFFLPIHGEFRMQRRHAVLAESVGIDPDNIFITDIGEVVEIQGGAARKAGKVTAGNVLIDGLGVGDVGNIVLRDRKLLSQDGILVVVVTLSKQDGKIVSGPDIISRGFVYVRESEGLLDEANRIVSSTLQKLMSENVNEWASLKTNVKDALGRFLYEQTRRRPMILPIIMEV, via the coding sequence TTGTCTAAGAAAAATAATAATAACGAAAAGCTGATGATTTTTGCATTGGGCGGCGTAGGCGAGATTGGTAAAAATATGTATGTTATCCAATACGCGAACGATATTGTTGTCGTAGACGCCGGTCTTAAATTCCCGGAAGAAGACATGCTTGGTATTGATATTGTCATTCCTGACATTTCGTATTTGACTGAGAACCGTGACAAAGTAAGAGGCATTATTTTGACTCACGGTCACGAGGATCACATCGGCGGTCTGCCATATGTCCTCAAACACTTGAATGTTCCTGTATACGGAACTAAGCTTACCCTTGGTCTCGTTGAGAACAAACTGAAAGAAGCCAATTTGCTGGGTGAGACGAAGCGTATTCTCATCAATGCGGATTCGGAGATTGAGCTGGGTTCGACGCTGAAAGCATCGTTCTTTGCTACTAACCATAGTATTCCAGATTCCGTTGGGGTATGTGTAGAAACACCGGAAGGTGCTGTTGTTCACACAGGTGACTTCAAATTTGATCATACACCGGTCAATGGACAATATGCAGATCTGCAGCGCATGGCACAGATCGGAACCAACGGCGTTCTCGCGCTGCTGTCTGACAGTACTAATGCAGAGAAGCCTGGTTTCACACCATCGGAGAAAAATGTGGGTATCGTGCTGGAAGATATTTTCCGCAAAGCGAGCCAGCGTGTCGTTGTTGCAACTTTTGCTTCCAACGTGCATCGCATTCAGCAGGTTATCAATGCAGCAGAGGTCACTGGGCGTAAAGTCGCAGTTATCGGACGCAGCATGGTTAACGTTGTAGGTATTGCTTCGGATCTCGGTTATCTGGACATCCCTGATGGCATGATTATCGAACCGGAAGAAGTTGGTAAGATGGCAGCGGATCGTGTTGTCATCTTGTGCACAGGAAGCCAAGGCGAGCCAATGTCAGCATTGACACGCATGGCGCGTTCGACGCATCGCAAAGTGGACATCCTACCTGGAGATACCGTTATCATTGCGGCAACACCAGTACCTGGGAATGAGAAATATGTAGGCCGTACGATTGATGAACTGTTCCGTTTGGGAGCAAATGTTCACTACAGCGGCGCCAACAGTGGAGTTCACGTTTCCGGTCACGGCAGCCAGGAAGAATTGAAGTTGATGCTGAACCTGATGAAACCGAAATTCTTCCTGCCAATTCACGGAGAATTCCGGATGCAGCGTCGTCACGCAGTTCTTGCTGAATCGGTAGGCATCGATCCGGACAACATCTTCATTACAGATATCGGTGAGGTTGTTGAAATCCAAGGCGGGGCAGCGCGTAAAGCAGGGAAAGTAACTGCAGGTAATGTACTGATTGACGGTCTGGGTGTGGGTGACGTAGGTAATATCGTACTGCGTGATCGCAAGCTGCTGTCTCAGGATGGTATTCTTGTTGTAGTTGTGACTCTCAGCAAGCAGGATGGCAAAATCGTTTCCGGTCCGGATATCATCTCCCGCGGATTCGTATATGTACGTGAATCGGAAGGACTTCTGGATGAGGCTAACCGTATTGTTAGCAGCACACTGCAGAAGCTGATGAGCGAGAATGTAAATGAGTGGGCTTCACTCAAAACGAATGTTAAAGACGCACTTGGACGTTTTCTGTATGAGCAAACTCGTCGCAGACCGATGATTTTGCCAATCATTATGGAAGTTTAA
- the dapA gene encoding 4-hydroxy-tetrahydrodipicolinate synthase, protein MDFGRLITAMVTPFNAQGEIHWEETARLIDYLIVDQKSDALVVSGTTGESPTLSDTEKVQLFEFAVKHAAGRCRIIAGTGSNNTAHSIHLTQEAERVGADGVLLVVPYYNKPSQEGMYRHFEAIAASAKLPVMLYNVPARTAANLSAATTLRLAQIPNIVATKECASMEQVTLIAAGAPEHFRVYTGDDASGLPAIAVGAHGIVSVASHVVGAEMKKMIDAFYGGDPLQASRIHQKLFPLFKGLFECPQPLPNPVAVKYALTLRGLDVGSVRLPLIPPTIEEQNYIKNLLHL, encoded by the coding sequence TTGGACTTTGGAAGATTGATTACAGCAATGGTCACTCCGTTCAATGCACAGGGAGAGATTCATTGGGAGGAAACGGCACGTCTCATCGATTACCTAATCGTTGATCAAAAGTCGGATGCTCTCGTGGTTTCTGGAACAACAGGGGAGTCACCGACACTTAGTGATACGGAGAAAGTTCAATTATTCGAATTTGCAGTGAAACATGCGGCCGGACGGTGCAGGATTATAGCTGGAACAGGCAGCAATAACACAGCGCATTCCATCCATCTGACTCAGGAAGCTGAGCGTGTCGGGGCAGACGGTGTATTATTGGTTGTTCCTTATTACAACAAGCCAAGCCAAGAAGGGATGTACAGACACTTTGAAGCCATTGCTGCATCAGCGAAGCTGCCGGTAATGCTGTATAACGTGCCTGCACGTACTGCTGCCAACTTGTCTGCTGCAACCACATTACGGCTTGCACAAATCCCGAATATTGTGGCGACGAAGGAATGTGCCTCTATGGAGCAGGTTACCTTGATTGCTGCGGGTGCACCGGAACACTTCAGAGTCTATACCGGAGATGATGCATCGGGTCTGCCAGCTATTGCGGTTGGAGCTCACGGGATCGTCAGCGTGGCAAGTCATGTGGTGGGTGCGGAGATGAAAAAAATGATTGATGCCTTCTATGGCGGAGATCCTCTGCAGGCCTCACGTATTCATCAAAAGCTGTTCCCGCTCTTCAAGGGTCTGTTTGAATGCCCGCAGCCATTACCCAATCCGGTAGCGGTGAAATATGCATTAACTTTACGTGGACTGGACGTAGGTTCAGTGCGTCTGCCTTTGATTCCTCCAACGATAGAGGAGCAGAACTACATTAAAAATCTGCTGCATTTGTAA